From Candidatus Rubrimentiphilum sp., one genomic window encodes:
- a CDS encoding aromatase/cyclase encodes MPYVETSIVIAAPPRAVYELAKQQERFPEFMPDVESITVLERRPDGALTRWKTLVEEAPIEWTEDDRFDDEKLRIDYKLLEGDLDKFEGSWSFSEDEGKTHVVLGVDYDFGVPTLAELIGPTLERKVRENSEMMLAALKREAEGAA; translated from the coding sequence ATGCCGTACGTTGAAACATCCATTGTGATCGCCGCTCCGCCTCGCGCCGTCTACGAACTGGCCAAGCAGCAGGAACGCTTTCCGGAGTTCATGCCGGACGTGGAATCGATCACCGTGCTCGAGCGCCGGCCGGACGGCGCGCTCACCCGTTGGAAGACGCTGGTTGAGGAAGCGCCGATCGAATGGACCGAAGACGATCGTTTCGACGACGAGAAGCTCCGGATTGACTACAAGCTCTTGGAGGGCGACCTCGACAAGTTCGAAGGCAGCTGGTCGTTTAGTGAAGACGAGGGCAAGACGCACGTCGTGCTGGGAGTGGACTATGATTTTGGCGTGCCGACGCTGGCGGAGCTGATCGGCCCGACACTCGAACGCAAAGTTCGCGAAAACAGCGAGATGATGCTCGCCGCGCTGAAACGTGAAGCCGAAGGCGCCGCATGA
- a CDS encoding DUF5069 domain-containing protein yields the protein MDLTKTYPRSVHEKVLGIVQLGRAIDKGKATAHGNVGEYHFNCPMDSAVFAFLGINGEEFLSVIKNAKSDAEIEAYAKQFVDKKTPEQIEAWNREWVTHEPEGESKTYFLQLRDQVAPDRTDVTSWADLLDLDERRPVPQRVAA from the coding sequence ATGGACTTAACAAAAACATACCCCCGCAGTGTGCACGAAAAGGTGCTGGGCATCGTCCAGCTGGGCCGAGCAATCGATAAGGGCAAGGCCACGGCGCACGGCAACGTTGGAGAATACCACTTCAACTGCCCCATGGATAGCGCAGTCTTCGCGTTTCTCGGGATCAACGGTGAAGAATTCTTGAGCGTCATCAAGAACGCCAAGAGCGATGCCGAGATCGAGGCGTACGCCAAGCAATTCGTCGACAAGAAAACGCCCGAGCAGATCGAGGCGTGGAACCGCGAATGGGTGACGCACGAACCGGAAGGCGAATCGAAGACGTACTTCCTGCAGTTGCGCGATCAAGTGGCCCCGGATCGGACGGACGTGACGAGCTGGGCGGACTTGCTGGATCTGGACGAGCGCCGTCCGGTTCCGCAGCGCGTAGCAGCTTAA
- a CDS encoding FliH/SctL family protein, producing MADRLREPRDEQLAAQAEPPEDDGVHDGDRIAAAREVRLFMARVAEAVESATEMLRADIAAEIVGRELQLAPADLRSIVERTVRRYVLETPVRVRVHPDDLGAFDGTVPAVADAQLRRGDAVLELRTGTIDASLGARLDAVLRACP from the coding sequence TTGGCCGACCGCTTGCGCGAGCCGCGCGATGAGCAGCTTGCCGCGCAAGCCGAACCGCCCGAAGACGATGGCGTGCATGACGGCGATCGGATCGCCGCGGCGCGCGAGGTCCGGCTCTTCATGGCGCGCGTCGCCGAAGCGGTCGAATCCGCAACGGAGATGCTGCGTGCGGACATCGCGGCCGAAATCGTCGGACGCGAATTGCAGCTGGCGCCGGCCGACCTTCGCTCGATTGTCGAACGCACCGTACGCCGTTACGTGTTGGAGACGCCGGTTCGCGTGCGCGTGCATCCCGACGATCTCGGCGCGTTTGACGGAACGGTACCTGCCGTCGCGGATGCGCAGCTGCGCCGCGGCGACGCCGTGCTCGAATTACGAACCGGAACGATCGATGCATCGCTCGGCGCCCGCCTCGACGCAGTGCTGAGAGCGTGCCCGTGA
- a CDS encoding DUF3810 family protein translates to MKRASVLIDTLLIAAGLFAVLWHPSAQWVEAEFSNGWYPKWENFWGAFTPSVFFSLGDFVVLAGVVVLIIKVWRNVARMRRGRFGVPLLRLLAGVAALAGLYAFWFYAGWGWGYNRAPLQTRVVYDSSRITPKNVDALRRRAVAEINRLAPLAHAQQDAAPGYSPLADELMRNAWMPVVQRLGDRWTPSVAPAKWSLAGFFMDAGGTSGFTNPFTLETQLAPDLLWFERPFSQAHEWSHVAGYNREDEANYIAALTCMRDSDAIAQYSGWLAVFLYLPPLPKYPHTMFAPQVWQDFAALRARNAHFVNLSFSRFSWRVYNSYLKSNRIASGVRNYGEVTQLLVAIPLNRQGLPFPRVSL, encoded by the coding sequence TTGAAACGCGCATCAGTTCTTATCGACACCCTCCTGATCGCCGCAGGGCTCTTTGCCGTGCTTTGGCATCCGTCCGCGCAGTGGGTCGAAGCCGAGTTCAGCAACGGCTGGTATCCCAAGTGGGAGAATTTCTGGGGAGCGTTCACGCCTTCGGTGTTCTTTTCGCTCGGCGACTTCGTGGTGCTCGCGGGCGTCGTTGTTCTGATAATCAAAGTCTGGAGAAACGTCGCGCGCATGCGACGCGGCCGCTTCGGCGTTCCGCTGCTGCGCTTGCTCGCCGGTGTGGCGGCTTTGGCGGGATTGTACGCATTTTGGTTTTACGCCGGATGGGGCTGGGGCTATAATCGCGCGCCGCTCCAGACGCGCGTCGTGTACGACAGCTCGCGCATCACGCCCAAGAACGTTGACGCATTGCGCCGGCGTGCGGTCGCCGAAATCAACCGGCTGGCGCCGCTCGCACACGCGCAGCAAGACGCGGCGCCCGGATACTCGCCGCTGGCGGACGAGCTCATGCGCAACGCGTGGATGCCCGTCGTGCAGCGCTTGGGCGATCGCTGGACGCCTTCGGTGGCGCCGGCAAAATGGTCGCTGGCGGGATTCTTCATGGACGCCGGCGGCACGAGCGGCTTCACGAACCCGTTCACCCTCGAGACGCAGCTCGCGCCCGACCTGCTGTGGTTCGAGCGCCCCTTCTCGCAGGCGCACGAATGGAGCCACGTGGCCGGTTACAATCGCGAAGACGAGGCTAACTATATCGCAGCGCTGACGTGCATGCGCGATTCGGATGCGATCGCGCAGTACTCCGGCTGGCTCGCAGTCTTTCTGTATCTGCCGCCGCTGCCGAAGTATCCGCATACAATGTTTGCCCCGCAAGTCTGGCAAGACTTCGCCGCGCTGCGCGCGCGCAATGCGCACTTCGTGAACTTGAGTTTTTCGAGATTTTCCTGGCGGGTGTACAACTCTTATCTCAAGTCGAACCGCATTGCGTCGGGAGTGCGCAACTATGGCGAAGTGACCCAACTCTTGGTGGCAATTCCGCTGAACCGTCAGGGTCTGCCCTTTCCGCGCGTCTCGCTCTAG
- a CDS encoding aspartyl protease family protein gives MAALALTFAVPRAASAQSPPALENILSSRRAATAAMRVREPRSSEVRGIVSGAALRGTFTSWHDGANQRYDENTGVRLQATYRLGDREYIVNENGAVRELHGLLRARQVTQDFIESDTFVDQPQYDQLLGLQQLPDGREVYAIAVSPPQGQPETLYLDRKTWMLDRVAFDDADGTSTEDYYDYRVFAGLLLAQRSVESNGDHAFDLTRLTTKVFVDRPISPDVFTLPESAVVQVSAPVTVPLSFRDTHVYVRVRIHDRGYTFLLDSGAQAIVLDGHVAQELGLKPEGQLEVAGAQRTGGLGVAALDSIEIGTASLPVKMVTVLDLRGLTGAPPIDGILGYPFFAAAEARIDPDSSTMTFGKPGMLKPDGTSFDVDSDRELIELPATVNGAAGRFVLDTGNGNELLVYSPFLHTHQGLIAYAGGRFANNMGVGGSANAVGVTVDELDLGPFRFFNCYANVMLGTQGAFADRFAAGNIGLGILKNFILTIDLANAKLYAHPSAHFDDGRRRGR, from the coding sequence TTGGCTGCGTTGGCGCTGACGTTCGCTGTGCCGCGAGCCGCGAGCGCACAATCGCCGCCGGCGCTTGAAAACATTCTGTCCTCCAGGCGCGCGGCCACCGCCGCCATGCGCGTTCGCGAACCGCGCTCGAGCGAAGTTCGCGGAATCGTGAGCGGTGCGGCCTTGCGCGGCACGTTTACGAGCTGGCACGACGGCGCGAACCAGCGTTACGATGAAAACACGGGTGTGCGGCTGCAGGCGACGTACCGTCTGGGCGATCGCGAATATATCGTGAACGAAAACGGGGCGGTCCGCGAGCTTCACGGTCTGCTGCGTGCGCGTCAGGTCACGCAAGACTTCATCGAAAGCGACACATTCGTAGACCAGCCCCAGTACGATCAACTCTTGGGGCTGCAGCAGCTTCCGGATGGACGCGAAGTCTACGCCATTGCGGTTTCGCCGCCGCAGGGGCAACCCGAAACGCTCTACCTCGACCGCAAGACCTGGATGCTCGACCGCGTCGCGTTCGACGACGCGGACGGAACCTCAACGGAAGACTACTACGACTACCGCGTTTTCGCGGGTTTACTGCTCGCTCAGCGTTCGGTCGAATCAAACGGCGATCACGCTTTCGATCTCACGCGCCTGACGACCAAGGTCTTCGTCGATCGCCCGATCTCGCCGGACGTCTTCACGCTGCCGGAGTCGGCTGTAGTGCAGGTGAGTGCGCCCGTTACGGTTCCGCTCTCGTTCCGCGATACGCACGTCTATGTCCGCGTTCGCATTCACGATCGCGGCTACACGTTTTTGCTCGACAGCGGCGCGCAGGCGATCGTGCTCGACGGGCACGTTGCGCAAGAACTCGGACTAAAACCGGAGGGGCAGCTCGAAGTGGCGGGCGCCCAGCGAACGGGCGGATTGGGCGTGGCCGCATTGGATTCGATCGAAATCGGAACGGCATCGCTGCCGGTGAAGATGGTCACCGTGTTGGATCTGCGCGGCCTGACGGGCGCTCCGCCGATCGACGGCATTCTCGGGTATCCGTTCTTCGCGGCTGCCGAAGCGCGCATCGATCCGGATTCGAGCACGATGACGTTCGGCAAGCCGGGTATGCTCAAGCCGGACGGCACGAGTTTTGACGTCGACTCGGACCGCGAACTGATCGAGCTGCCGGCAACGGTGAACGGAGCCGCGGGCCGGTTTGTCCTCGACACCGGCAATGGGAACGAGTTGCTCGTCTATAGTCCGTTCCTGCACACTCATCAGGGTCTGATCGCCTATGCCGGCGGGCGTTTCGCCAACAACATGGGAGTAGGCGGATCAGCAAACGCCGTCGGTGTCACCGTCGACGAGCTCGACCTGGGGCCGTTCCGGTTCTTTAACTGCTACGCCAACGTTATGCTCGGCACGCAGGGCGCCTTTGCGGACCGGTTCGCCGCCGGCAACATCGGGTTGGGCATTCTCAAGAACTTCATTTTGACGATCGATCTCGCCAACGCAAAACTCTACGCGCATCCCTCCGCGCATTTCGACGACGGCCGCCGCCGCGGCAGATAA
- the greA gene encoding transcription elongation factor GreA: MNDKEIVLTKEGLEKMERELDDLKSVHRREVNDRIRQAKEFGDLSENAEYEDAKQEQAFIEGRIMKLESMIRNARLIDESEYAADEVHLGATVKVKDVKTSSTHEFWIVGSAEADPVNQRISNESPLGRSLIGHKKGETVDVATPRGIVKYKIETIRRGTPAKKAAKKAS, from the coding sequence GTGAACGATAAAGAGATCGTCCTCACTAAAGAAGGTCTCGAAAAAATGGAGCGGGAGCTCGACGACCTGAAGAGCGTCCACCGCCGGGAAGTCAACGACCGCATTCGTCAGGCCAAAGAGTTCGGCGACCTGAGCGAAAACGCGGAGTACGAGGACGCCAAGCAGGAGCAGGCGTTCATCGAGGGCCGCATCATGAAGCTCGAATCGATGATCCGCAACGCGCGACTCATCGACGAGTCGGAGTACGCCGCCGATGAAGTCCACCTCGGCGCGACGGTCAAAGTGAAGGACGTCAAGACGAGTTCGACCCACGAGTTCTGGATCGTGGGGTCGGCCGAGGCCGATCCGGTGAACCAGCGCATCAGCAACGAGTCGCCCTTGGGCCGCTCGCTGATCGGGCACAAGAAGGGCGAAACCGTCGACGTGGCCACGCCGCGCGGCATCGTCAAATACAAGATTGAAACGATCAGACGAGGAACGCCGGCTAAGAAGGCCGCCAAGAAAGCGAGTTAG
- the rpsI gene encoding 30S ribosomal protein S9, whose translation MIDNFQGTGRRKRSVARVKIALGEGKITVNKRPIEEYFTRQTLQQIVRQPLEATQSLSRFNIDVKVEGGGTSGQAGALRHGIARALVEMDESLRVILRKAGLLTRDPREKESKKYGRKRARKRFQFSKR comes from the coding sequence GTGATCGATAACTTTCAAGGTACGGGACGCCGCAAGCGATCGGTCGCGCGCGTGAAGATCGCGCTCGGAGAAGGAAAGATCACCGTCAACAAGCGGCCCATCGAAGAGTATTTCACGCGGCAGACGCTGCAGCAGATCGTGCGCCAGCCGCTCGAAGCAACGCAGAGCCTTTCGCGCTTCAACATCGACGTAAAAGTCGAAGGCGGCGGCACGTCCGGCCAAGCCGGAGCGCTGCGCCACGGCATCGCCCGCGCGCTGGTGGAGATGGATGAATCGCTGCGCGTCATTCTGCGCAAAGCCGGCCTGCTCACGCGCGACCCGCGCGAAAAAGAGTCCAAGAAGTACGGCCGCAAGCGCGCCCGCAAGCGCTTCCAGTTTAGCAAACGGTAG
- a CDS encoding lytic transglycosylase domain-containing protein gives MEFPAGLSAILQRIAQIEGAPPLAADPPAFEPALPRTGSNDRFQRLIDASAAKYGVDSALVKAIVANESGFDPGATSPSGAQGLMQLEPATAAGLGVSDPYDPVQNINGGTRYLRGLLDRFHGNMPLALAGYNAGPYAVEKYGGVPPYAETQAYVEAVLRSYRRYKQR, from the coding sequence GTGGAGTTCCCAGCCGGCTTAAGCGCGATTTTGCAGCGCATCGCGCAGATCGAAGGCGCGCCGCCGCTTGCCGCGGATCCGCCGGCGTTTGAACCGGCATTGCCGCGGACCGGTTCAAACGACAGGTTCCAACGTCTCATCGACGCGAGCGCCGCGAAATACGGCGTGGACAGCGCGCTCGTGAAGGCGATCGTTGCCAATGAATCCGGCTTCGATCCGGGCGCGACGTCACCGTCGGGCGCTCAAGGCCTGATGCAGCTCGAACCGGCGACGGCGGCGGGGCTGGGCGTCAGCGATCCGTACGATCCCGTGCAGAACATCAACGGCGGGACGCGCTATCTGCGCGGTCTCTTGGATCGCTTTCACGGCAACATGCCCCTGGCGTTGGCGGGATACAATGCAGGACCGTACGCGGTCGAGAAGTATGGCGGTGTTCCGCCTTATGCCGAAACCCAAGCGTACGTCGAGGCCGTCCTGCGAAGTTACCGTCGCTATAAGCAACGTTAG
- the truA gene encoding tRNA pseudouridine(38-40) synthase TruA: MGGLAGSGRAPSGSAARSSLTTIRAVVEYDGSAFCGFQFQPELRTIAGELERALSKLCASPVKVTSAGRTDTGVHATGQVISFKTEARFPFERLALAANTELPADLSIREAAIAPDDFSARFSAVERTYIYVILNRRQRSPLFARYAHHVWLPVDVEAMRIAAAHLIGEHDFRSFCGVLPESGPTTRTLRGIDIRRAGDLVRVEIRADGFLHRMARNIAGTLIECGTGRRDAATVPEILRTSNRAAAGLTAPAHGLYLAGVRYGDGFDSFREPPVTGGL, translated from the coding sequence CTGGGCGGACTTGCTGGATCTGGACGAGCGCCGTCCGGTTCCGCAGCGCGTAGCAGCTTAACAACGATCAGAGCCGTCGTCGAGTACGACGGCTCTGCTTTTTGCGGCTTTCAATTCCAACCCGAGCTGCGCACGATCGCCGGCGAGCTCGAGCGCGCCCTTTCGAAGTTGTGTGCAAGCCCGGTGAAAGTGACGTCCGCAGGACGCACCGATACCGGGGTACATGCGACCGGGCAAGTGATCTCGTTTAAGACCGAAGCGCGCTTTCCATTCGAACGGCTGGCGCTGGCCGCCAACACGGAATTGCCGGCCGATCTTTCAATTCGCGAAGCGGCAATTGCGCCGGATGATTTTTCAGCGCGCTTTTCCGCCGTTGAGCGCACGTACATCTACGTTATTTTGAATCGCCGGCAACGCTCGCCGCTCTTCGCGCGTTATGCCCATCACGTCTGGCTCCCGGTCGACGTCGAGGCGATGAGGATAGCGGCGGCTCACTTGATCGGCGAGCACGATTTTCGTTCGTTCTGCGGCGTGCTGCCCGAAAGCGGGCCGACCACACGCACGCTGCGCGGAATCGATATCCGTCGCGCCGGCGATCTGGTGCGCGTGGAGATTCGCGCGGACGGCTTCTTGCACCGCATGGCGCGCAATATCGCGGGCACGCTGATCGAATGTGGAACGGGAAGGCGCGATGCCGCCACGGTGCCGGAGATCCTGCGTACGTCGAATCGCGCGGCCGCCGGGCTTACCGCGCCGGCTCACGGGTTATATTTGGCGGGCGTGCGCTACGGTGACGGGTTCGACTCGTTTCGCGAACCGCCGGTCACCGGCGGATTGTAA
- the rplM gene encoding 50S ribosomal protein L13 produces MRTYQQKTAEAKHDWYIVDAAGQRLGTLAVRIARTLAGKHKPTWTPHIDDGDFVVVVNAEKVELGGNKWDQKVYYRHSGYPGGLKTQTAREVMDNHPERLIERAVRGMLPTNKLRDVRLGRLHVYTGATHPHEAQKPQELA; encoded by the coding sequence ATGCGCACGTACCAACAGAAAACCGCCGAGGCGAAACACGATTGGTATATCGTTGACGCCGCGGGTCAGCGTCTCGGAACGCTGGCGGTGCGCATTGCCCGGACCCTTGCCGGCAAACACAAACCGACTTGGACGCCGCACATCGACGACGGCGATTTCGTTGTGGTTGTGAACGCGGAGAAGGTGGAGCTGGGCGGCAACAAGTGGGACCAAAAAGTGTACTACCGTCACAGCGGCTATCCCGGCGGCTTGAAGACGCAGACGGCCCGTGAAGTGATGGATAACCATCCCGAACGGCTGATCGAGCGCGCAGTGCGCGGCATGCTTCCGACCAATAAGCTGCGCGACGTCCGCTTAGGACGGCTGCACGTCTACACCGGCGCCACACATCCGCATGAAGCGCAGAAACCGCAGGAGCTCGCGTGA
- a CDS encoding APC family permease, translating into MAARHLPRVLRFFDISVLSSASMAPAYSLASTMGPMIVAAGTFAPLSLVTVSAIMLCIAIGFAQLSRVAPNAGSSYSWIRMAFGSYVGAYGAWLLILSNVFATMATAVPAGIYTLDLLAPQRAQNPIWDAAVGAAWIAGSAVLLYAGVRPTTIVTMAALALEIGVIAVAAIVALFSPHTGAPHPASPGDVKALAFSSLGFIYAMTLGVWMSDGWELSAATSEEVAKDPRASGHGGITGLLVTTAVLALAMFAFGHLGTLRGFTANQADAMRYVSDLLGAPAWRPVILTTVLVSTSSALWTTLLYLSRSVFAMGRDGVLPRVLGTLDKRDEPFWSLVAVALFVACLELLTGLSPTAAAQLTLVLNGSSLFLGLLFVFTAAAAVRTFWSQPSFRWTGVVIPAAGMAALALVLGATVRFEDHTSQGYAAGGILIGIPLAVWRGWASLRKAGDPPGQGEPTATAP; encoded by the coding sequence ATGGCAGCGAGACACCTTCCGCGCGTCCTGCGCTTTTTCGACATCTCCGTATTGTCGTCCGCGTCGATGGCGCCGGCGTACAGTCTAGCTTCGACGATGGGTCCGATGATCGTCGCCGCCGGCACGTTTGCGCCGCTCTCATTGGTTACCGTTTCGGCAATCATGCTGTGCATCGCGATTGGTTTCGCGCAACTGTCGCGCGTCGCGCCGAATGCAGGCTCGTCGTATTCGTGGATTCGCATGGCCTTCGGATCGTACGTGGGGGCGTATGGCGCGTGGCTGCTGATCCTCTCGAACGTGTTCGCGACGATGGCGACAGCGGTGCCGGCGGGCATTTACACGTTGGATTTACTCGCGCCGCAACGCGCGCAGAACCCGATCTGGGACGCGGCCGTCGGCGCCGCCTGGATTGCGGGCAGCGCGGTGCTCCTGTACGCCGGCGTTCGTCCGACGACGATCGTAACGATGGCGGCGCTCGCGCTGGAGATCGGTGTTATTGCCGTCGCGGCGATCGTCGCGTTGTTCTCACCGCACACCGGCGCACCGCATCCGGCATCGCCCGGCGACGTGAAGGCGCTCGCATTTAGCAGCCTTGGTTTCATCTACGCGATGACGCTGGGCGTATGGATGAGCGACGGATGGGAGCTCTCCGCCGCCACGTCGGAAGAAGTTGCGAAAGATCCGCGTGCTTCGGGACACGGCGGCATCACCGGACTGCTCGTAACGACCGCGGTGCTCGCACTTGCCATGTTCGCGTTCGGCCATCTCGGCACGCTGCGCGGCTTTACCGCCAATCAGGCGGACGCAATGCGTTATGTTTCCGATCTGTTGGGCGCGCCGGCGTGGCGGCCGGTGATCCTCACGACCGTCCTCGTTTCGACGAGCTCGGCGCTCTGGACGACGCTGCTCTACCTCTCGCGATCGGTCTTTGCCATGGGCCGCGACGGCGTTCTGCCGCGCGTGTTGGGAACGCTGGACAAGCGCGACGAGCCGTTTTGGTCGCTCGTGGCGGTAGCGCTGTTCGTCGCCTGTCTCGAGTTGCTCACGGGCCTCTCCCCGACCGCCGCAGCCCAATTGACGCTCGTTTTGAACGGCAGCTCGCTCTTTTTGGGCCTGCTGTTCGTCTTCACCGCGGCGGCCGCAGTCCGGACGTTTTGGTCGCAGCCATCGTTCCGCTGGACCGGGGTGGTGATTCCGGCCGCCGGAATGGCGGCGCTGGCACTGGTCCTGGGGGCGACCGTGCGCTTCGAAGACCACACGTCGCAGGGCTATGCCGCTGGCGGAATCCTCATCGGCATTCCGCTGGCCGTGTGGCGCGGGTGGGCCTCCCTCCGGAAGGCAGGCGACCCCCCCGGACAGGGTGAACCAACGGCGACGGCGCCCTGA
- a CDS encoding FliM/FliN family flagellar motor C-terminal domain-containing protein, with protein sequence MNVLGFERSARVAGGRCVRDAIFVRRSLLPVAAACLVANAARETLSELLGTVTLRLFEPLIPNDAAWRCIASGAEIFAVRGSVADAAFVLRSDDALSLAGAAFGERMVTTRAMSPLEAELLARIVGALCGTLTPVCGARADARIERLTHLTGFVTYFELLLEEPVEARIGVALSREPVPQAVPSLGIAHLEDIELDLAVEIAHGFLPAPALLSLRRGDVVKLDSRLADRAIVRAGENVIARGECGDLNGRSVVILQ encoded by the coding sequence GTGAACGTGCTTGGTTTCGAACGCAGTGCGCGCGTCGCCGGCGGACGCTGCGTGCGCGATGCGATTTTTGTGCGGCGCTCGCTGCTGCCCGTGGCCGCGGCTTGCCTGGTTGCCAACGCCGCGCGCGAGACGCTGTCCGAACTCCTCGGAACGGTGACGCTTCGGCTGTTTGAGCCGCTCATTCCGAACGACGCCGCTTGGCGTTGCATCGCGAGCGGTGCGGAGATCTTCGCCGTGCGCGGAAGCGTGGCCGATGCGGCGTTTGTTTTGCGTTCCGACGACGCGCTGTCGCTCGCCGGCGCGGCCTTCGGCGAACGCATGGTTACGACGCGCGCAATGTCGCCGCTCGAAGCGGAATTGCTGGCGCGCATCGTCGGTGCATTGTGCGGTACGCTGACTCCTGTCTGCGGTGCGCGCGCAGACGCACGCATCGAGCGTTTGACTCATCTGACCGGCTTTGTTACGTACTTCGAACTCCTTTTGGAGGAGCCGGTCGAAGCGCGTATCGGCGTCGCGCTGTCGCGCGAACCCGTGCCGCAGGCCGTTCCTTCGCTCGGCATCGCGCATCTGGAGGATATCGAACTCGACCTGGCCGTTGAAATTGCGCACGGTTTCCTACCGGCGCCGGCCTTGTTGAGTTTACGTCGCGGCGACGTTGTAAAACTCGATTCACGGCTGGCAGATCGCGCGATCGTGCGCGCGGGGGAAAACGTCATTGCGCGCGGCGAGTGCGGCGACCTGAACGGCCGCAGCGTTGTGATTCTACAATGA
- a CDS encoding flagellar M-ring protein FliF C-terminal domain-containing protein — protein MQLALLLERWKSLPRLARTAAGCIASCAIVLSIVSAMLAHPQRAALFSSSLHAEQLTEVEERLASWNVSFAPVSDNVLVDGKSRSNLLLRLSLAGVPHAHVESSNDVLSKIGALTPQAVIDAQTRDGLAGDIELGLRGIDGVQDAKVIVAPAKPAYFADESARDASASVRLRLLPGAHLAADAVDGIRAFVAASVPDLDARHVTIVDDRGVALGGGDQNGGGAELQASLQSALDSAIGAGAAIVRVHVDYERRSLQSSVTRRVPASSAAIAGTVQREHYDGGGKRYDRTDQQLDRGSETRELTASSPAGGIARITAAVFVDAARGADLYQVRSLAAAALGIDKRRGDSLEVGTIAFTHAASPRKDAWWLAYGAIVPLLPTLVVALAALVALRWSTPAIGTLLHAFLERSRIARGAAAVSGIPPGRVRGALANEPPHAAAAIISALPASTAAAVLDMYPPEERAAIVRRMQRPASPLFSDPESLIAKA, from the coding sequence GTGCAACTCGCGCTGCTGCTCGAACGGTGGAAGAGCCTGCCGCGGTTGGCACGGACCGCCGCGGGCTGTATTGCGAGTTGCGCGATAGTGCTGAGCATCGTTTCGGCGATGCTGGCGCATCCGCAGCGCGCGGCGCTCTTTTCATCGAGTTTGCATGCCGAGCAGTTGACCGAGGTTGAAGAACGGCTGGCGAGCTGGAACGTTTCGTTCGCGCCGGTCAGCGACAACGTTCTCGTTGACGGCAAGAGCCGCAGCAATCTGCTCCTGCGCCTCTCCCTCGCGGGCGTGCCGCACGCGCACGTCGAGAGTTCGAACGACGTGTTGAGCAAGATCGGAGCGCTCACGCCGCAAGCCGTCATCGACGCGCAGACACGCGACGGCTTGGCGGGCGACATCGAACTGGGATTGCGCGGCATCGACGGCGTGCAAGACGCGAAGGTCATCGTCGCGCCGGCGAAGCCCGCGTACTTCGCGGATGAGAGCGCCCGCGACGCGAGCGCGAGCGTGCGCCTGCGCTTACTGCCGGGCGCGCACCTTGCCGCCGACGCGGTTGACGGCATCAGGGCGTTCGTCGCGGCGAGCGTCCCCGATCTGGATGCGCGGCACGTCACGATCGTGGACGACCGCGGGGTGGCGCTCGGAGGCGGAGATCAGAACGGCGGCGGCGCCGAATTGCAAGCCTCGCTGCAGTCTGCCCTCGATTCGGCGATCGGCGCGGGCGCCGCGATCGTGCGCGTCCACGTCGATTACGAGCGGCGATCGCTGCAGAGCAGCGTGACGCGGCGCGTTCCCGCGAGTTCCGCAGCGATTGCCGGAACGGTACAGCGCGAACACTACGACGGCGGCGGCAAACGGTACGATCGCACCGATCAGCAGCTCGATCGCGGAAGCGAGACCCGCGAACTCACGGCTTCATCGCCGGCCGGAGGGATCGCGCGAATCACGGCGGCGGTTTTCGTCGATGCGGCGCGGGGCGCAGATCTCTATCAAGTCCGGTCGCTCGCCGCCGCCGCACTCGGCATCGATAAACGCCGCGGCGACTCGCTTGAAGTTGGAACGATCGCATTCACGCACGCGGCCTCTCCGCGCAAGGATGCGTGGTGGCTGGCGTATGGCGCGATCGTTCCACTTTTGCCGACGCTGGTCGTTGCGCTCGCCGCGCTCGTTGCACTCCGGTGGAGCACGCCCGCCATCGGCACGCTGCTGCATGCATTTTTGGAGCGCTCGCGCATCGCGCGCGGAGCGGCGGCGGTTTCGGGAATTCCGCCCGGACGAGTCCGCGGCGCGCTGGCGAACGAGCCGCCGCACGCCGCTGCGGCGATCATCAGCGCGCTGCCGGCATCGACGGCGGCCGCCGTACTCGACATGTATCCGCCCGAAGAACGCGCGGCCATCGTGCGGCGCATGCAGCGGCCGGCATCTCCGCTATTTTCGGATCCGGAGAGTTTGATTGCAAAAGCCTGA